In Tenacibaculum pacificus, a single window of DNA contains:
- a CDS encoding single-stranded DNA-binding protein, whose product MAGTVNKVILIGHLGDELKMHYFGEGNAVGRFPLATNENYTNRQTGEKINNIEWHNIVVRNKLAEICEKYLSKGDKVYCEGRIKTRQYEADGQKRYTTEIQVQEMTFLSTKKDLTAPPIANKVIKKSVANKETY is encoded by the coding sequence ATGGCAGGAACAGTAAATAAAGTTATTTTAATAGGTCATTTAGGTGATGAATTAAAAATGCATTATTTTGGAGAGGGTAATGCTGTAGGTCGTTTTCCATTAGCGACTAATGAAAATTATACCAATCGTCAAACAGGTGAAAAAATAAATAATATTGAATGGCATAATATTGTTGTACGTAATAAATTAGCCGAAATTTGTGAAAAATATTTATCAAAAGGAGATAAAGTATATTGCGAAGGACGCATTAAAACACGTCAATATGAAGCTGATGGACAAAAACGATATACAACAGAAATTCAAGTGCAAGAAATGACTTTTTTATCAACAAAAAAAGATCTTACTGCGCCTCCTATTGCTAACAAAGTCATAAAAAAGAGTGTTGCTAATAAAGAAACTTATTAA